GAATGCCGATGGAACGTCGACGCGCTCATGCCGGCCATGTCCGCCAGATCGTCGATGCGCAGCAGCTGCGCGTAGGACTGGCTGCACAACTGGGACCGCGCCGCGCCGATCGAGGAGACGCTGCGCGCGATGGACGATTTCGTCGCGTCCGGCAAGGTGCGTTATCTCGGCGTGTCCGGCCTGCCGGCGTGGAAGGCCGCGCAGGCGCAGACGATCGCGCATTTCCGCGGTTACGCGCCGATGATCGCGATGCAGGTCGAATATTCGCTGTTCGAGCGGGGCGTCGAGCGCGACGGCGTGCGCGACGCAGTGCGCGAACTCCGCATCGGCTCCGTGTCATATTCGCCGCTCGGGCGCGCGTTTCTGTCCGGCAAGCTGGACGACATCGACACGCTCGCGCCGACCGATTTCCGCCGGTTCGATCCGCGCTTCCAGGACGGCAACATTCGGGTTAATCTGCGCATCATCGAACGCATCGCGCAGATCGTGCAGATCGCGCACGCGAAGCAGGTCACGCCTTCGCAGCTTGCGATCGCGTGGACGATCGAGGCCGGGGCCGTGCCGATTCCGGGCACGCGCCGCGTGAAGTATCTGGAAGAGAACGTCGCGGCCGCGAACATCGTGCTGACCCGCGCCGAACGGCGGGCGCTCGACGAAGCCGCGTCGTTCGGCGCAGCGGCCGGCGACCGTTACGCGGCGGCGATGAGGGCGACGCTGGGGCACTAGCATTTCGTTCTCTGGCGAGCGCCCCGCGAAACCGGTATGATGCGTGGCATACCACGGTATGCGGAACGCTCGCGTGCCGGCCGGTTCACTTTCACTCATCGATCAGGGCTCGCCATGATGAACCCCGCCCGCGGCCGACGCGGCATCGCCGTCGCGCCGCACTCGCTCGCGTCGCAGTCCGCGCTCGCGATCCTTCGTGAAGGCGGCAACGCCGTCGAGGCGATGGTTGCCGCCGCCGCGACCATCGCCGTCGTTTATCCGCACATGAACAGCATCGGCGGCGACAGCTTCTGGCTGCTGTCGCTCGCGAACGGCGGCGCGGGATCGCGCGCCTTCGTCGGCGTCGAAGGTTGCGGCGCGGCCGCGGCCGCCGCGACCCGCGACCGGTACGCGGGGGTCGCCGCGATCCCGTTTCGCGGACCGGACGCGGCGCTGACGGTCGCCGGCACGATCAGCGCGTGGGAGCGCAGTCTTGCGATCTCGCGCGAGCGGCTCGGCGGGCGTCTGCCGCTGTCGCGCCTGCTCGCGGACGCGATCGACTACGCGCGTTACGGCGTGCCGGTCACCGAAAGCCAGTACCGGAACACGCACGGCAAGCTCGCCGGCCTCGCGCCGGTGGCGGGTTTCGCGCAGACGTTCCTGACCGCCGACGGCCACGCGCCGGCGATCGGCTCGCTGTTTCGCCAGCCGCGCCTCGCGGCGACGCTCGACCATCTCGCGCGCGCGGGCCTCGCGGACTTCTACACCGGCGAACTCGCGCAGCAGATCGCGGCGGATCTTCAGCAGGCCGGCAGCCCGCTCGCGCTCGACGACCTGCGCCGCCATCGCGCGGAGGACCGCACGCCGCTCGCGCTCGCGCACAGTCTCGGCACCGTGTACAACATGCCGCCGCCGACCCAGGGGCTCGTGTCGCTGATGATCCTCGGGCTGATGGACCGGCTCGACGCGTCGCGCACCGACCATCTCGGCGCGGACTACGTGCACGCGGCGGTGGAGTCGGTGAAGCGCGCGTTCGGCACGCGCGACGCGCACCTGACCGACCCCGCGCACATGCGCGTCGATCCGGTCTCGTTCCTCGAACCGGCCGCGCTCGACGCGATGGCCGCGACGATCGACATGCAGCAGGCCGCGCCGTGGGGCGAGGGCAAGGGGCCGGCCGACACGGTGTGGCTCGGCGTCGTCGACGCGGACGGCAACGCGGTGTCGATGATCCAGAGCATCTATCACGAGTTCGGCTCGGGCATAGTGCTGCCGCAAAGCGGGATCACGTGGCAGAACCGCGGCGCGTCGTTCTCGCTGCGCGCGGACCACATCAACACGCTCGAACCGCTGAAAAAGCCGTTCCATACGCTGAATCCGGCGCTCGCCGAACTGCGCGACGGCCGGCTCGTCGTGTACGGCAACATGGGCGGCGACGGCCAGCCGCAGAGTCAGTCGGCGGTGTTCACGCGGACCGCGGTGCACGGGCTGAATCCGCAGGATGCGGTCAACGCGCCGCGCTGGCTGCTCGGGCGCACGTGGGGGCAGTCGTCGGACACGCTGAAGCTCGAAAGCCGCTTTCCGGCGGAGACCGTCGAGGAATTGCGCCGACGTGGGCATACGGTCGAACTGCTCGGCGCGTACGACGAGGCGTGCGGCCATGCGGGCTGCCTGATCCGGCATGCGGACGGCAGCCTCGAAGGCGGGTTCGATCTGCGCTCCGATGGCGGGGTGGCGGCGTTCTGATTGCGGCGCGCGCTATCCGGGATGACGAAAACGGGCGCGGGCCTCGCGGCCTTGGCCCAGAAGGAGGTTCAGCCGCCGCAGGTCGTCCATAATGCATCCTGCGCGAACACGTCTGGAATGCTCGCAGCCGCGAACGCGATATCCCGTCGTTCGCCGGCGCGACGCGCGCCGACGTCAAGCGCCCGCCCCATCCCATCCGGGACCAGGAGCCGCCAGGAAACCGCCCCCATGAACGAATTTTTCGCCGCCGAAACGGCAATCCGGAACGCGATACCCGCCATCGTCGCGAAACACCGGTCAGCCGGCACGCTGACGTGGGCGCTGCTGCACCGGATGGAGCGCGAGGCGCTCGACGCCGTGGCCGAAACCGGTCAGCACAGCAGCCGCGTGCTGCGAACCTTGCGGGCATCGCCGTTGCTGCACTACCCGAAGAACGACACACCCGTTTCGTTCGAAGGGCACGACGTAGTGCCGCCGATCTTCGCGGCCATCAGCGACGCGTGGCTGGCCGACCACTGAAAAAAGCCGCGCGTTGCGGATCGGTCCGGCTGAGGTTGGCCTTGAAAGCGTGGAATGGCGGCCGGGGCGGGCGTCGATTGCCAACCCGCGATCAGTGAGGGCCTGCGCGATGAAAACGTTCCGTTGCACGAAGTGTTCGCAGCTGGTGTTCTTCGAAAACGTGACATGCGAGCGTTGCGGGTCGCTGCTCGGTTACCTGCCTGAGAGCGGCGAAATGAGCGCGTTCGAGCCAGCCGGCGACGGGGTGTGGCGCAGCCTCGGCGCGGCGGCGGCCGACGGCGCCTGGCGGCAATGCCACAACTATGCGGTCGAGAATGTCTGCAACTGGATGATTCCGGCGGACTCCGGTTCGCCGCTGTGCGCCGCATGCGTGCTGACCCGGATCATTCCCGATTTGACCGAGCCGGCCAATCGTTCGCTGTGGTACAAGCTGGAAACGGCAAAGCGACGGCTGCTGTACACGCTGCTGATGCTCGGGCTGCCGGTCGAGCCGGAAGGGCAGCAGCCTGGGCGCGGCATGAG
The Paraburkholderia caballeronis genome window above contains:
- a CDS encoding gamma-glutamyltransferase family protein codes for the protein MMNPARGRRGIAVAPHSLASQSALAILREGGNAVEAMVAAAATIAVVYPHMNSIGGDSFWLLSLANGGAGSRAFVGVEGCGAAAAAATRDRYAGVAAIPFRGPDAALTVAGTISAWERSLAISRERLGGRLPLSRLLADAIDYARYGVPVTESQYRNTHGKLAGLAPVAGFAQTFLTADGHAPAIGSLFRQPRLAATLDHLARAGLADFYTGELAQQIAADLQQAGSPLALDDLRRHRAEDRTPLALAHSLGTVYNMPPPTQGLVSLMILGLMDRLDASRTDHLGADYVHAAVESVKRAFGTRDAHLTDPAHMRVDPVSFLEPAALDAMAATIDMQQAAPWGEGKGPADTVWLGVVDADGNAVSMIQSIYHEFGSGIVLPQSGITWQNRGASFSLRADHINTLEPLKKPFHTLNPALAELRDGRLVVYGNMGGDGQPQSQSAVFTRTAVHGLNPQDAVNAPRWLLGRTWGQSSDTLKLESRFPAETVEELRRRGHTVELLGAYDEACGHAGCLIRHADGSLEGGFDLRSDGGVAAF
- a CDS encoding DUF2471 family protein is translated as MNEFFAAETAIRNAIPAIVAKHRSAGTLTWALLHRMEREALDAVAETGQHSSRVLRTLRASPLLHYPKNDTPVSFEGHDVVPPIFAAISDAWLADH
- a CDS encoding aldo/keto reductase; the protein is MDDFVASGKVRYLGVSGLPAWKAAQAQTIAHFRGYAPMIAMQVEYSLFERGVERDGVRDAVRELRIGSVSYSPLGRAFLSGKLDDIDTLAPTDFRRFDPRFQDGNIRVNLRIIERIAQIVQIAHAKQVTPSQLAIAWTIEAGAVPIPGTRRVKYLEENVAAANIVLTRAERRALDEAASFGAAAGDRYAAAMRATLGH